A single region of the Streptomyces sp. NBC_01262 genome encodes:
- a CDS encoding phosphotransferase family protein — MQSQTKRLLTAEQLDAMLRRSSGTGCRLEGELTDGWFNSAYRVRLDDGRPAVVKVAPPDGVPVLRYERGIMATEAMVYRQLDAAGGVPQPELIHQGPDFLVISVLDGLPWDKAGGDKADGHEALRHELGRITARLHTVRSPDGRFGYPAPEAGLDGPDWPTAFTAMTEALLADADRWEIQLDHPHAEIRSLVAAGTGALAEVTEPALVHFDLWPGNIFIANRSVTGLIDHERAFYGDPAAELVSLDFGGDTGPASPLVTGYREAGGRLDFTPTLHHRLALYRLYLGLLLVAECGPRGYTDADHIAFSRGMLRDAVRALRELG, encoded by the coding sequence ATGCAGAGCCAGACCAAGCGCCTGCTCACCGCAGAGCAGCTCGACGCCATGCTCCGCCGCTCGTCCGGCACCGGCTGCCGGCTGGAGGGCGAGCTGACCGACGGCTGGTTCAACAGCGCCTACCGCGTCCGGCTCGACGACGGCCGTCCGGCCGTCGTCAAGGTCGCCCCGCCCGACGGCGTACCCGTGCTGCGCTACGAGCGGGGCATCATGGCCACCGAGGCCATGGTCTACCGGCAGCTCGACGCCGCCGGCGGCGTCCCGCAGCCCGAGCTGATCCACCAGGGCCCGGACTTCCTCGTCATCTCCGTCCTCGACGGCCTCCCCTGGGACAAGGCCGGCGGCGACAAGGCCGACGGCCATGAAGCGCTCCGCCACGAACTGGGCCGCATCACCGCCCGCCTGCACACCGTCCGCTCGCCGGACGGCCGCTTCGGCTACCCGGCCCCCGAGGCCGGCCTCGACGGCCCGGACTGGCCGACGGCCTTCACCGCGATGACGGAAGCCCTGCTCGCGGACGCCGACCGCTGGGAGATCCAGCTCGACCACCCACACGCCGAAATCCGGTCCCTGGTCGCGGCGGGCACCGGCGCCCTCGCCGAGGTCACCGAACCCGCGCTCGTCCACTTCGACCTGTGGCCGGGCAACATCTTCATCGCCAACCGGTCGGTCACCGGTCTCATCGACCACGAACGCGCCTTCTACGGCGACCCGGCCGCCGAACTCGTCTCCCTCGACTTCGGCGGCGACACCGGCCCCGCCAGCCCCCTCGTCACCGGCTACCGCGAAGCCGGCGGCCGCCTCGACTTCACGCCCACCCTCCACCACCGGCTCGCCCTCTACCGGCTCTACCTCGGGCTGCTGCTGGTCGCCGAATGCGGCCCGCGCGGCTACACCGACGCGGACCACATCGCCTTCTCCCGCGGCATGCTCCGCGACGCGGTCCGCGCCTTGCGGGAGCTGGGCTAG
- a CDS encoding DinB family protein codes for MTRSERLAEQLDWYWRKNLRPRLEGLTDEEYFWEPVRGCWSIRPRGTSAAPMSEGSGEWTMDYASPGPEPAPVTTIAWRLAHIIVSCLGYRVGWYFGGQDIDSQTFAFAYAGTADEALKQLDEMYGRWNAGVRELSDADLDNPPKAGPERFPMENRVLHVNRELIHHGAEISLLRDLYRWQDGAAPRRI; via the coding sequence ATGACAAGAAGCGAGCGCCTCGCGGAGCAGTTGGACTGGTACTGGCGCAAGAACCTGCGGCCACGGCTGGAGGGTCTTACCGATGAGGAGTACTTCTGGGAGCCGGTGCGTGGCTGCTGGAGCATCCGCCCACGTGGCACGTCCGCCGCACCGATGTCGGAGGGTTCGGGGGAATGGACGATGGACTACGCGTCCCCTGGCCCGGAGCCGGCGCCGGTGACCACGATTGCCTGGCGGCTGGCGCACATCATTGTCTCCTGCCTGGGCTATCGGGTCGGATGGTACTTCGGCGGCCAGGACATCGACTCCCAGACATTCGCATTCGCCTACGCGGGGACCGCTGACGAGGCGCTGAAACAGCTCGATGAGATGTATGGGAGATGGAACGCGGGGGTCCGCGAGCTCTCGGACGCTGATCTGGACAATCCGCCCAAGGCGGGTCCCGAGCGGTTTCCCATGGAGAACAGGGTCCTGCACGTCAACAGGGAGCTGATCCATCACGGCGCCGAGATTTCCCTGCTGCGCGACCTCTACCGCTGGCAGGACGGAGCCGCACCCCGCCGAATATGA
- a CDS encoding ABC transporter permease: MKAGATTARDEEAGAGATAAATAAAGAPAGRRLSLRPGDRPRKRAAAAVRPELAGGPTRWQRIRRDRTLLLMVLPAMALLLLFNYIPLLGNVVAFQDYDVYGGGMLHSQFVGFANFQRIFDDYRFWQVLLNTLSITFTQLILFFPIPILLALLLNSVISDRLRGFIQGVLYLPHFFSWVLVITVFQQMFGGAGLIAQTLRQHGYNGFDLMTNPSVFKFLVTAQSVWKDAGWGVIVFLAALSAVNGELYEAAAVDGANRWRRMWHVTLPALRPVIALLLVLRVGDSLTVGFEQILLQRDAVGPGASEILDTYVWYVGIRTGDYSYAAAAGLFKGVLSLLLVLLANKVAHMLGEQGVYSKK; the protein is encoded by the coding sequence GTGAAGGCAGGGGCCACCACAGCCCGCGACGAGGAGGCCGGGGCCGGGGCCACGGCTGCGGCCACGGCCGCCGCCGGCGCGCCGGCCGGCCGGCGGCTGAGCCTGCGACCAGGCGACCGTCCGCGCAAACGGGCGGCCGCGGCGGTGCGGCCGGAGCTGGCGGGCGGTCCGACGCGCTGGCAGCGAATACGGCGGGACCGGACGCTGCTGCTGATGGTCCTGCCGGCCATGGCGCTGCTGCTGCTCTTCAACTACATACCGCTGCTGGGCAATGTCGTGGCCTTCCAGGACTACGACGTGTACGGCGGCGGCATGCTGCACAGCCAGTTCGTCGGCTTCGCCAACTTCCAGCGGATCTTCGACGACTACCGCTTCTGGCAGGTGCTCCTCAACACCCTGAGCATCACCTTCACGCAGCTGATCCTCTTCTTCCCCATCCCGATCCTGCTCGCGCTGCTGCTCAACAGCGTGATCAGCGACCGGCTCCGCGGCTTCATCCAGGGCGTGCTGTATCTGCCGCACTTCTTCTCCTGGGTGCTGGTCATCACCGTCTTCCAGCAGATGTTCGGCGGCGCCGGGCTGATCGCCCAGACCCTGCGGCAGCACGGGTACAACGGCTTCGACCTGATGACCAACCCGAGCGTGTTCAAGTTCCTGGTCACCGCCCAGTCGGTGTGGAAGGACGCGGGGTGGGGCGTCATCGTCTTCCTCGCCGCCCTGTCCGCCGTGAACGGCGAGCTGTACGAGGCGGCAGCGGTGGACGGCGCCAACCGCTGGCGCCGGATGTGGCATGTGACGCTGCCCGCGCTGCGGCCGGTCATCGCGCTGCTGCTGGTCCTGCGCGTCGGCGACTCGCTCACCGTCGGCTTCGAGCAGATCCTGCTCCAGCGCGACGCGGTGGGCCCGGGCGCCTCGGAAATCCTGGACACCTACGTCTGGTACGTGGGCATTCGCACCGGCGACTACTCCTACGCGGCCGCCGCCGGGCTCTTCAAGGGCGTGCTCAGCTTGCTGCTCGTACTGCTCGCCAACAAGGTCGCCCACATGCTGGGCGAGCAGGGGGTGTACTCCAAGAAATGA
- a CDS encoding carbohydrate ABC transporter permease codes for MTATLVEPDAGRETPLQRIDRTGKRPVWEEEPSRIGQGLKGISLVGVCLAIVAPLWVVVVTSLSDTKTINDAGGLVIWPKHITFQAYTELLSGGTVTRATLVSIVLTLVGTVFSMIVSVLCAYGLSRPGSFGHRPVLLALLVTMFFGAGLIPTYLLVTGIGLQDSYWSMILPSAINVFNIMVLRAFFMSVAPELIDSARIDGAGEWRILLGIVLPLSRAVVAVISLFYAVGYWSAWFNATLYLQDSSKYPLQLILRQFVLQHQLPPGMGVAMGTGQVPSLAVQMAVMMLALIPVAVLSPFVQRHFQKGMLIGAIKG; via the coding sequence ATGACCGCCACACTCGTCGAACCGGACGCCGGCAGGGAGACCCCCCTGCAGAGAATCGACCGCACGGGCAAGCGCCCGGTGTGGGAGGAGGAGCCGAGCAGGATCGGCCAGGGCCTCAAGGGGATCTCCCTGGTGGGCGTGTGCCTGGCGATCGTCGCTCCGCTGTGGGTCGTGGTCGTCACCAGCCTCTCCGACACCAAGACCATCAACGACGCCGGCGGGCTGGTGATCTGGCCGAAGCACATCACCTTCCAGGCCTACACCGAACTGCTCAGCGGCGGCACCGTGACCCGGGCCACGCTGGTGAGCATCGTGCTGACGCTGGTCGGCACCGTGTTCAGCATGATCGTCTCCGTTCTGTGCGCCTACGGGCTGTCGCGCCCCGGGTCGTTCGGGCATCGGCCCGTGCTGCTGGCGCTGCTGGTCACGATGTTCTTCGGGGCCGGTCTCATTCCGACGTACCTGCTGGTCACCGGGATCGGTCTGCAGGACAGCTACTGGTCGATGATCCTGCCCAGCGCGATCAACGTCTTCAACATCATGGTGCTGCGCGCCTTCTTCATGAGCGTCGCGCCCGAGCTGATCGACAGCGCGCGGATCGACGGGGCGGGGGAGTGGCGCATCCTCCTCGGCATCGTGCTGCCGCTGTCGCGGGCCGTGGTCGCCGTCATCTCGCTCTTCTACGCCGTCGGTTACTGGAGCGCGTGGTTCAACGCGACCCTGTACCTCCAGGACAGCAGCAAGTACCCGCTGCAGCTGATCCTTCGGCAGTTCGTGCTGCAGCACCAGCTTCCGCCCGGCATGGGCGTCGCCATGGGCACCGGCCAGGTGCCGAGCCTGGCGGTGCAGATGGCGGTGATGATGCTGGCGCTGATCCCGGTGGCCGTGCTGTCGCCGTTCGTCCAGCGGCACTTCCAGAAGGGCATGCTCATCGGCGCCATCAAGGGCTGA
- a CDS encoding extracellular solute-binding protein, translated as MPTSPQGPSRRTFLASTAVAAAAVAGGVPLLSACSTTTSSSSKGSVATGSALKKLLPAYVPLNLATPDVASVKGSSPGYTKLPSPLATSVPSVPGKGSTFKAMTPIWGTVPKKGNAYYTAMNKAVGATVDFDPQDGNTYQDKIGAVLAGSDIPDIVCIPGWNLQGQIPNAISAKFADLGPYLSGDKVKKYPNLANIPTGSWQMSVFGEKLRGLPMPNPPMGNAIFYRKDLLDDLGAELPKSTDDLLAFGKEYTDAKSKRWAFDDLWVGVQFIYGLPLDAPHYWQLKDGKLVHKVELPEYREALAFTRKLYDGGYVHPDAKAGKDADSKIRFTSGQVLIYGDGTGAWYGMVNEQASANPKFDMQALDYFSPDGSAPKLWQGDMAGIFSFINKDLPSDKIEELLGIVDFAAAPYGTKEFMMVNFGVEGTDYDIKDGVPVRTKAGIAEAQPATYVFFASPPPAIAYPDQPQLVKDYAGWMARQTPHMTKPLFFGMQIQEPKRFASLYTPFDDLRKDITRGRKPVSAVEDAVSTWRKSGGDELRAWYQKLLDKNGSGA; from the coding sequence ATGCCGACGAGTCCGCAGGGTCCGAGCCGTAGAACCTTCCTTGCCTCCACGGCGGTCGCCGCCGCCGCGGTGGCGGGCGGGGTGCCGCTGCTGTCCGCGTGCTCCACCACCACGTCCTCCTCCAGCAAGGGGTCGGTCGCCACCGGCAGCGCGCTGAAGAAGCTGCTGCCGGCCTACGTGCCGCTGAACCTGGCCACCCCGGACGTGGCGAGCGTCAAGGGCTCCAGCCCCGGCTACACCAAGCTCCCGAGCCCGCTGGCGACCTCGGTCCCGTCCGTCCCGGGCAAGGGCAGCACCTTCAAGGCGATGACCCCGATCTGGGGCACGGTCCCGAAGAAGGGCAACGCGTACTACACGGCCATGAACAAGGCCGTGGGCGCCACCGTCGACTTCGACCCGCAGGACGGCAACACCTACCAGGACAAGATCGGCGCGGTGCTGGCCGGCAGCGACATCCCGGACATCGTCTGCATCCCGGGCTGGAACCTCCAGGGCCAGATACCCAACGCCATCAGCGCGAAGTTCGCCGACCTGGGCCCGTACCTGTCCGGCGACAAGGTCAAGAAGTACCCGAACCTGGCCAACATCCCCACCGGCTCCTGGCAGATGTCGGTCTTCGGCGAGAAGCTGCGCGGCCTGCCGATGCCCAACCCGCCGATGGGCAACGCGATCTTCTACCGCAAGGACCTCCTCGACGACCTGGGCGCCGAGCTGCCCAAGAGCACCGATGACCTGCTCGCCTTCGGCAAGGAGTACACCGACGCCAAGAGCAAGCGCTGGGCCTTCGACGACCTGTGGGTCGGCGTCCAGTTCATCTACGGGCTCCCGCTCGACGCCCCGCACTACTGGCAGCTCAAGGACGGCAAGCTGGTCCACAAGGTCGAGCTGCCCGAGTACCGCGAGGCACTGGCGTTCACCCGCAAGCTGTACGACGGCGGTTACGTCCACCCCGACGCCAAGGCCGGCAAGGACGCCGACTCCAAGATCCGCTTCACCTCGGGCCAGGTGCTGATCTACGGCGACGGCACCGGCGCCTGGTACGGCATGGTCAACGAGCAGGCCTCGGCCAACCCGAAGTTCGACATGCAGGCCCTGGACTACTTCTCGCCCGACGGCAGCGCCCCGAAGCTGTGGCAGGGCGACATGGCGGGCATCTTCAGCTTCATCAACAAGGACCTCCCCTCGGACAAGATCGAGGAGCTGCTGGGCATCGTCGACTTCGCCGCCGCGCCGTACGGCACGAAGGAGTTCATGATGGTGAACTTCGGCGTCGAAGGCACCGACTACGACATCAAGGACGGTGTCCCGGTCCGTACCAAGGCGGGCATCGCCGAGGCCCAGCCGGCCACGTACGTCTTCTTCGCCTCCCCGCCGCCCGCCATCGCCTACCCCGACCAGCCGCAGCTGGTGAAGGACTACGCGGGCTGGATGGCGCGGCAGACCCCGCACATGACCAAGCCGCTGTTCTTCGGCATGCAGATCCAGGAGCCGAAGCGGTTCGCCTCCCTCTACACACCCTTCGACGACCTGCGCAAGGACATCACGCGCGGCCGCAAGCCGGTCAGCGCCGTCGAGGACGCCGTCTCCACCTGGCGCAAGAGCGGTGGCGACGAGCTGCGCGCGTGGTACCAGAAGCTGCTCGACAAGAACGGCTCCGGCGCCTGA
- a CDS encoding WD40/YVTN/BNR-like repeat-containing protein, whose amino-acid sequence MPLPSRRAVLAGAAATAALTAIPLTQGRSYAASTAAAEAGTYRWRNAVIGGTGFVTGVVFHPAEKGLAYARTDIGGAYRWDDRTGRWIPLIDHLGWDDWNLLGVEALAIDPARPNRLYLAVGTYAQSWASNGAILRSDDRGATWTRTDLSVKLGANEDGRGTGERLLVDPRDADTLWLGTRHDGLWKSTDRGATWAQATAFPATASSSGQGVTFLAAAGRTVYAGWGDGNGDSGTALYSTKDGAAWEAVPGQPSGEAAKVPQHAAYDCHTRDLYVSYANAPGPNNQSTGSVHKLATATGTWTEVTPVAPGGTTSDGSADTFGYGGLAVDARRPGTLVVSTNNRWADVDTLFRSTDGGRKWTSLKDTAVLDVSQTPYLKWGAEAKFGWWIQAVGIDPFDSRHIVYGTGATLFGTRDLVHWAPQIRGLEETAVNKLVSPPSGTAHLLSALGDIGGFYHDTLTASPAAGMSANPILGSTTGLDQAALKPSYVVRTGWSSSQNGAYSTDGGQSWTPFAAQPDIASSAPGPVAVSADGTTLLWALIHWSGTTYPTHRSTDNGATWTEVATAPKGATPVADPADPTRFYAYDTTTGTVHVSTDSGATFTAAATGLPSGDTQFRITPAPGRGGDLWLSAKWNGLFRSTDGGATFTKLSSCWGSYAIGFGKAATEGAYPAIYHVGSVVDFTAVYRSDDEAATWTRINDDAHQWGWIGQTITGDPRIYGRVYLGTNGRGIQYGDPS is encoded by the coding sequence ATGCCCCTGCCCAGCAGACGCGCCGTCCTCGCCGGCGCCGCCGCCACCGCCGCGCTGACGGCAATCCCCCTGACCCAGGGCCGGTCGTACGCCGCCTCCACGGCAGCCGCGGAGGCGGGAACCTACCGCTGGCGCAACGCGGTGATCGGTGGCACCGGGTTCGTGACCGGCGTCGTCTTCCACCCGGCGGAGAAGGGACTGGCCTACGCCCGCACCGACATCGGCGGGGCGTACCGCTGGGACGACCGGACCGGGCGCTGGATACCGCTGATCGATCACCTCGGGTGGGACGACTGGAACCTGCTGGGCGTCGAGGCGCTGGCGATCGACCCGGCGCGCCCGAACCGCCTGTACCTGGCGGTCGGCACATACGCGCAGTCGTGGGCGAGCAACGGGGCGATCCTGCGCTCCGACGACCGGGGCGCGACCTGGACCCGTACCGACCTGAGCGTCAAGCTCGGCGCGAACGAGGACGGCCGGGGCACCGGCGAACGCCTGCTGGTGGACCCGAGGGACGCGGACACCCTGTGGCTGGGCACACGGCACGACGGCCTGTGGAAGTCCACCGACCGCGGCGCCACATGGGCGCAGGCCACCGCCTTCCCGGCGACGGCGAGCTCCTCCGGCCAGGGCGTCACCTTCCTCGCCGCCGCCGGCCGCACGGTCTACGCGGGCTGGGGCGACGGCAACGGCGACAGCGGCACCGCCCTGTACAGCACCAAGGACGGCGCCGCGTGGGAGGCGGTCCCCGGCCAGCCGTCCGGCGAGGCCGCCAAGGTGCCGCAGCACGCGGCGTACGACTGCCACACCCGCGACCTGTACGTGTCGTACGCGAACGCGCCCGGCCCCAACAACCAGAGCACCGGCTCCGTGCACAAGCTCGCCACCGCCACCGGCACGTGGACCGAGGTCACCCCGGTCGCCCCCGGCGGCACCACGAGCGACGGCTCGGCCGACACCTTCGGCTACGGCGGCCTGGCGGTGGACGCGCGCCGCCCCGGCACGCTGGTGGTGTCGACCAACAACCGCTGGGCGGACGTCGACACGCTCTTCCGCTCCACCGACGGCGGCCGGAAGTGGACCTCGCTCAAGGACACGGCGGTGCTGGACGTGTCGCAGACCCCGTACCTGAAGTGGGGCGCCGAGGCGAAGTTCGGCTGGTGGATCCAGGCCGTCGGCATCGACCCCTTCGACTCCAGGCACATCGTCTACGGCACCGGCGCCACCCTCTTCGGCACCCGCGACCTCGTCCACTGGGCGCCGCAGATCCGGGGCCTGGAGGAGACGGCCGTCAACAAGCTGGTCTCGCCGCCCAGCGGCACCGCGCACCTGCTGTCCGCGCTCGGCGACATCGGCGGTTTCTACCACGACACGCTCACCGCGTCCCCCGCCGCCGGGATGTCGGCCAACCCCATCCTCGGCTCGACGACCGGCCTGGACCAGGCCGCGCTCAAGCCGTCCTACGTCGTCCGCACCGGCTGGTCGTCCAGCCAGAACGGCGCGTACTCCACCGACGGCGGCCAGAGCTGGACCCCCTTCGCCGCCCAGCCCGACATCGCCTCCAGCGCCCCCGGCCCGGTCGCGGTCTCCGCCGACGGCACCACGCTGCTCTGGGCGCTCATCCACTGGAGCGGCACCACCTACCCGACCCACCGCTCCACCGACAACGGCGCCACCTGGACCGAGGTCGCCACCGCCCCCAAGGGCGCCACCCCGGTCGCCGACCCGGCCGACCCGACGCGCTTCTACGCGTACGACACCACCACCGGCACGGTCCACGTCTCCACCGACTCCGGCGCGACCTTCACCGCCGCCGCCACCGGACTGCCCTCCGGCGACACCCAGTTCCGCATCACCCCCGCCCCGGGGCGCGGCGGCGACCTGTGGCTCTCCGCCAAGTGGAACGGCCTGTTCCGATCCACCGACGGCGGCGCCACCTTCACCAAGCTCAGCAGCTGCTGGGGCTCCTACGCGATCGGCTTCGGCAAGGCGGCCACCGAGGGCGCCTACCCGGCGATCTACCACGTCGGCAGCGTCGTCGACTTCACCGCCGTCTACCGCTCCGACGACGAGGCCGCCACCTGGACCCGCATCAACGACGACGCCCACCAGTGGGGCTGGATCGGCCAGACCATCACCGGCGACCCCCGGATCTACGGCCGGGTCTACCTCGGCACGAACGGCCGTGGCATCCAGTACGGCGACCCGAGCTGA